A stretch of Paenibacillus mucilaginosus 3016 DNA encodes these proteins:
- a CDS encoding glycine--tRNA ligase, with protein sequence MSVTMDQITALAKHRGFVFPGSEIYGGLANTWDYGPLGVELKNNIKRAWWKKFIQESPYNVGLDAAILMNPQAWVASGHVGNFNDPMIDCKQCKVRHRADKLIENALGEKGIEIIVDGMTFADMEKLIAEHKIVCPDCGAMDYTDIRQFNLMFKTFQGVTESSANVVYMRPETAQGIFVNFKNVQRTMRKKVPFGIGQIGKSFRNEITPGNFTFRTREFEQMELEFFCKPGEDLQWFEYWRAFCRDWLLKLGISENSIRLRDHNEDELSHYSNATTDIEYKFPFGWGELWGIADRTDYDLKQHMSHSGEDFNYIEQETGERYVPYCIEPSLGADRVTLAFLIDAYEEQQLEGDDSRTVLHFHPALAPYKAAIFPLSKKLSEGAHKVFADLAKHFLVDYDETGSIGKRYRRHDEIGTPFCITYDFESETDGQVTVRDRDTMEQTRMPISELRAFIESKLEF encoded by the coding sequence ATGTCAGTAACCATGGATCAAATTACGGCTCTTGCCAAACACCGCGGGTTCGTCTTCCCGGGCTCCGAGATTTACGGCGGCCTGGCCAACACCTGGGATTACGGTCCCCTCGGCGTGGAGCTGAAGAACAACATCAAGCGCGCCTGGTGGAAAAAATTCATCCAGGAATCCCCATACAATGTCGGTCTCGACGCTGCCATTCTGATGAACCCGCAGGCTTGGGTCGCTTCCGGCCACGTGGGCAACTTCAACGATCCGATGATCGACTGCAAGCAGTGCAAGGTGCGCCACCGTGCCGACAAGCTGATCGAGAATGCGCTCGGCGAGAAGGGCATCGAGATCATTGTGGACGGCATGACCTTCGCCGACATGGAGAAGCTGATCGCTGAGCACAAGATCGTTTGTCCGGACTGCGGCGCGATGGACTACACGGACATCCGCCAGTTCAACCTCATGTTCAAGACGTTCCAGGGTGTAACGGAGTCGAGCGCGAACGTGGTTTACATGCGCCCGGAGACCGCACAGGGGATCTTCGTCAACTTCAAGAACGTGCAGCGCACGATGCGCAAAAAGGTGCCTTTCGGCATCGGCCAGATCGGCAAGAGCTTCCGTAACGAGATCACGCCGGGGAACTTCACGTTCCGTACGCGCGAGTTCGAGCAGATGGAGCTTGAATTCTTCTGCAAGCCGGGCGAGGACCTGCAGTGGTTCGAGTACTGGCGCGCCTTCTGCCGCGACTGGCTGCTGAAGCTCGGCATCAGCGAGAACAGCATCCGTCTGCGCGACCACAACGAGGACGAGCTGTCCCACTACAGCAACGCGACGACGGACATCGAGTACAAGTTCCCGTTCGGCTGGGGCGAGCTGTGGGGCATTGCGGACCGTACCGACTATGACCTGAAGCAGCACATGTCTCACTCCGGTGAAGACTTTAACTACATTGAGCAGGAAACGGGCGAGCGCTATGTCCCTTACTGCATCGAGCCTTCGCTGGGTGCGGACCGGGTAACCCTGGCCTTCCTGATCGATGCGTACGAAGAGCAGCAGCTCGAAGGCGACGACAGCCGGACGGTACTGCACTTCCACCCGGCGCTGGCGCCGTACAAAGCGGCGATCTTCCCGCTGTCGAAGAAGCTGTCCGAGGGCGCTCACAAGGTGTTCGCCGATCTCGCGAAGCACTTCCTCGTCGATTATGATGAGACAGGTTCGATCGGCAAGCGGTACCGCCGTCATGACGAGATCGGTACGCCGTTCTGCATCACGTATGACTTCGAGTCTGAGACCGACGGTCAAGTGACCGTGCGCGACCGGGATACGATGGAGCAGACGCGGATGCCGATCAGCGAGCTGAGAGCGTTCATCGAGAGCAAGCTGGAATTCTAA
- a CDS encoding 5'-methylthioadenosine/adenosylhomocysteine nucleosidase: MTYGTIGVIGAMKEEIELFHEGMKGVTQTVKAGITFYEGTFHDRSIVLCKSGVGKVNAAVTTQILIDTFGVEAVLFTGVAGAVDPGLDVGDIVVSTECLQHDMDVTALGFPRGTIPYEATSLFAADEKLRKLAAEVSAELFGARVKEGRVLSGDQFISSRETVSQLYTELSGACTEMEGAAVAQACSMNGIPFVIIRSMSDKADGSAHVNFAEFTQQASENSFRIIDGMLQRLQ; this comes from the coding sequence TTGACATACGGTACAATCGGCGTCATCGGCGCCATGAAAGAAGAGATCGAGCTGTTTCACGAAGGCATGAAGGGCGTGACGCAGACGGTCAAAGCCGGCATCACCTTCTACGAAGGAACATTTCATGACCGCTCCATCGTGCTCTGCAAGTCGGGGGTAGGCAAGGTGAACGCGGCTGTAACGACACAGATCCTGATCGATACGTTCGGCGTGGAAGCGGTGCTGTTCACCGGTGTGGCCGGGGCGGTCGATCCGGGGCTCGATGTGGGAGACATCGTCGTATCGACGGAATGCCTCCAGCACGATATGGACGTGACGGCGCTGGGCTTCCCGCGGGGCACGATTCCTTATGAAGCGACATCGCTGTTCGCTGCCGATGAGAAGCTCCGGAAGCTGGCGGCGGAAGTGAGCGCCGAACTGTTCGGCGCACGGGTCAAGGAAGGCCGCGTGCTCTCCGGAGACCAGTTCATCTCGAGCCGGGAGACCGTCAGCCAGCTCTACACGGAGCTCAGCGGCGCGTGTACGGAGATGGAAGGCGCGGCAGTGGCCCAGGCCTGCTCGATGAACGGCATCCCGTTCGTGATCATCCGCTCCATGTCGGACAAGGCGGATGGATCGGCGCATGTGAATTTTGCCGAGTTTACGCAGCAGGCGTCCGAGAATTCGTTCCGCATTATCGACGGAATGCTCCAGCGGCTCCAGTAG
- the ccpA gene encoding catabolite control protein A, with the protein MAVTVTIYDVAREAGVSMATVSRVVNNNPNVKPQTRKKVFEAIERLGYRPNAVARGLASKKTTTVGVVIPDISNSIFSEVARGIEDIANMYHYNIILCNADKKKEKEIRVINTLLEKQVDGLLFMGGAVTEDHIQAFKTSSVPVVLCATADEQRVIPSVDIDHEKAAFDAVNVLLQSGHTKIAMISGTLQDPANGYARYQGYRKALEAANIPIDEDYVRIGNYRYESGMDVTKHFLELDERPTAIFAATDEMAIGAIHSLQDSGLRVPEEMSVISVDNIRMASMVRPQLTTVAQPMYDIGAVAMRLLTKLMNKETKDASELTQVILPHEVIHRNSVAQRS; encoded by the coding sequence ATGGCCGTGACTGTGACAATTTATGATGTAGCCAGAGAAGCAGGCGTTTCCATGGCAACCGTATCTCGGGTTGTCAACAACAATCCGAACGTGAAGCCACAGACGCGCAAGAAAGTGTTCGAAGCGATCGAGCGTTTGGGCTACCGTCCGAATGCTGTAGCGAGAGGCCTGGCCAGCAAGAAGACGACAACCGTCGGCGTGGTCATTCCTGATATCTCCAACTCCATATTCTCCGAAGTTGCCCGTGGGATCGAAGATATCGCTAACATGTATCACTACAATATTATCTTGTGCAACGCGGATAAGAAGAAGGAAAAGGAAATCCGGGTCATCAATACGCTGCTCGAGAAGCAGGTGGACGGACTTCTGTTCATGGGCGGCGCCGTAACGGAAGATCACATTCAAGCGTTCAAGACGTCTTCGGTACCGGTGGTGCTTTGCGCGACGGCGGATGAACAGCGTGTGATTCCTTCGGTCGATATTGACCATGAGAAGGCGGCTTTCGATGCGGTCAACGTGCTGCTGCAGAGCGGGCATACGAAGATCGCGATGATCTCGGGCACGCTGCAGGATCCAGCGAACGGATATGCACGCTACCAGGGTTACCGGAAAGCGCTTGAAGCCGCGAACATTCCGATCGACGAGGATTACGTGCGAATCGGTAACTACCGGTATGAATCCGGCATGGATGTGACCAAGCATTTCCTTGAGCTGGACGAGCGTCCGACGGCGATTTTTGCCGCAACCGACGAGATGGCGATCGGCGCTATACATAGCCTGCAGGATTCGGGTCTGCGCGTACCGGAGGAGATGTCCGTCATTTCTGTTGACAATATCCGTATGGCCTCCATGGTGCGTCCGCAGCTGACGACCGTAGCCCAGCCGATGTATGATATCGGAGCGGTGGCGATGCGTCTGCTGACGAAGCTGATGAACAAGGAAACGAAAGACGCTTCCGAACTGACCCAGGTCATTCTGCCGCATGAAGTCATTCATAGAAACTCGGTGGCTCAACGTTCCTAG
- a CDS encoding VanZ family protein has product MILAIRWVPAVLWMAVIYYFSSKTGDDLDGWLDVLHRWLPALQSFDFGHFISYLVLSWTFVWAFRPKRLTLAVMLGIVLLCFLYGITDEYHQSFVPRRSVSLMDLRNDVIGAAVGMALLHIPPLRRLYARAVDAKYY; this is encoded by the coding sequence ATGATCCTAGCGATCCGCTGGGTGCCGGCCGTTCTATGGATGGCCGTCATCTATTATTTTTCCTCCAAAACGGGGGACGATCTGGACGGCTGGCTTGATGTGCTGCACCGCTGGCTGCCGGCGCTGCAGAGCTTTGATTTCGGCCACTTCATCTCGTACCTGGTGCTTAGCTGGACGTTCGTCTGGGCCTTCCGCCCCAAGCGTCTTACCTTGGCGGTTATGCTCGGGATTGTCCTGCTCTGCTTCCTGTACGGGATTACCGACGAGTACCACCAGTCCTTCGTACCGCGCCGCTCGGTGTCCCTGATGGACCTCCGCAACGATGTGATCGGAGCGGCCGTCGGTATGGCGCTGCTGCATATCCCTCCCCTGCGGAGGTTATACGCCAGAGCGGTGGATGCTAAATATTACTAA
- the ptsP gene encoding phosphoenolpyruvate--protein phosphotransferase, producing MVEGIGASPGIAMGKAFVIPTWEWDFPDKLIDVTDLAYEFERLYDGIRHSKSEIEQIKQEFVSVLGEEQTQIFDAHLAILEDPIFMSEVQGIMQRQYKAAEVAVKEAIEKFVNMFDLLDDTYMKERALDIKDVGNRLLKHLLGALEETLPPKDQPYVLVAKELQPSQMVHLDVNQALGVVTMLGGKTSHVAIMARAMGVPYVLGLEGKLASPIQTGDYLIIDGDEGIVYVNPGEPVVERYKARKANWNAMQESLQKLAHLPSRTRDGVQVNLAANISSVKELAHVMGSNASGVGLFRTEFLYMDRSTFPLEEEQYAVYREVAERLNGRPVVIRTLDVGGDKNLDYLALPEEENPSLGYRAIRISLDRTDLFKTQLRAILRASHYGRIKIMYPMISSLDELRRANLVLDEAKRELDQEGLPYRPDIEVGIMIELPAAVMISELLAQEVDFFSIGTNDLVQYVLAVDRMNEQVAHLYDPFHPAVLRMLKLTADNARLHGTHVSVCGELAGDIRALPIWLALGITELSMSVQSILKVKNSLLQSRGSDGPQIWRELAPCPSSAAVTEVLGRYMKSGLAGEEAETDSGPSAAGNAAQAPDSGAPGSAPSFKGAGEGQKEEPKAPVPPPYPAGEYC from the coding sequence ATGGTTGAAGGAATCGGAGCATCACCGGGCATCGCGATGGGCAAAGCCTTCGTCATTCCGACCTGGGAGTGGGACTTCCCCGATAAGCTGATTGACGTGACGGATCTTGCCTATGAATTCGAGAGGCTCTACGACGGCATCCGCCATTCGAAGAGCGAGATCGAACAGATCAAGCAGGAATTCGTCAGCGTGCTTGGCGAGGAGCAGACCCAGATCTTCGACGCCCATCTTGCGATTCTTGAAGATCCCATCTTCATGAGCGAGGTGCAGGGCATCATGCAGAGACAGTATAAAGCGGCCGAGGTGGCCGTCAAGGAAGCGATCGAGAAGTTCGTGAACATGTTCGATCTTCTCGACGATACGTATATGAAGGAAAGGGCGCTCGACATCAAGGACGTCGGCAACCGCCTGCTGAAGCATCTGCTCGGCGCGCTGGAGGAGACGCTGCCGCCGAAGGATCAGCCGTATGTGCTCGTGGCCAAGGAGCTGCAGCCTTCGCAGATGGTGCACCTGGATGTCAACCAGGCGCTCGGCGTGGTCACGATGCTCGGAGGCAAGACTTCCCACGTGGCCATCATGGCGAGGGCGATGGGGGTGCCTTATGTCCTCGGCCTGGAGGGCAAGCTGGCTTCCCCGATCCAGACCGGGGATTACCTGATCATCGACGGGGATGAGGGCATTGTGTATGTGAATCCGGGCGAGCCTGTCGTCGAGCGGTACAAAGCCCGGAAGGCGAACTGGAATGCGATGCAGGAGAGCCTGCAGAAGCTGGCCCACCTGCCGAGCCGTACCCGGGACGGGGTGCAGGTGAACCTCGCGGCGAACATTTCGTCGGTGAAGGAGCTTGCGCACGTCATGGGCAGCAACGCTTCGGGCGTGGGGCTTTTCCGCACGGAGTTCCTGTATATGGACCGCAGCACCTTCCCGCTCGAGGAAGAGCAGTATGCGGTCTACCGCGAGGTGGCGGAGCGCCTGAACGGCCGGCCGGTCGTGATCCGGACACTCGATGTCGGCGGCGACAAGAATCTCGACTACCTGGCGCTGCCGGAGGAGGAGAACCCGTCACTCGGCTACCGGGCGATCCGCATCTCGCTCGACCGCACCGATCTGTTCAAGACGCAGCTGCGTGCCATTCTGCGGGCAAGCCACTACGGCCGGATCAAAATCATGTATCCGATGATTTCGTCCCTGGACGAACTGCGCCGCGCCAATCTCGTCCTGGACGAAGCGAAGCGGGAGCTCGACCAGGAGGGCCTTCCGTATCGGCCGGACATTGAGGTCGGCATCATGATCGAGCTGCCCGCCGCCGTCATGATCTCGGAGCTGCTCGCCCAGGAAGTGGACTTCTTCAGTATCGGCACCAACGATCTCGTTCAATACGTGCTGGCTGTGGACCGGATGAACGAGCAGGTGGCGCATCTCTACGATCCGTTTCATCCGGCAGTGCTGCGTATGTTGAAGTTGACGGCCGACAATGCGCGGCTGCACGGCACGCATGTCAGCGTCTGCGGCGAGCTGGCCGGGGACATCCGGGCACTGCCGATCTGGCTGGCGCTCGGCATCACCGAGCTGAGCATGTCGGTCCAGTCGATCCTGAAGGTGAAGAATTCGCTGCTGCAGAGCCGCGGCAGCGACGGGCCCCAGATCTGGCGGGAGCTTGCGCCATGTCCGAGCAGCGCCGCCGTGACGGAGGTGCTGGGCCGGTACATGAAATCCGGGCTTGCCGGGGAAGAGGCGGAGACGGACAGCGGGCCGTCCGCTGCGGGGAACGCAGCACAAGCGCCGGATTCCGGGGCTCCGGGCTCTGCGCCGTCCTTCAAGGGCGCGGGGGAAGGGCAGAAGGAAGAACCGAAGGCCCCCGTCCCGCCGCCGTATCCGGCCGGCGAGTACTGCTGA
- a CDS encoding glucose PTS transporter subunit IIA, which yields MNWMGNLQQLGRSLMLPTITLPVAAILLRLGTLPWQEAGLPRIGEILLLLGGSIFTYLPLIFAVGVALGLTESAGIAGMSALIGHYMFSESLQRYLGESFQLGVPGGILIGLIAAVIYHRVKHIQLPESIQFFGGPRLVPLFMGLAIFLLVLLTLEIGPLLENGMQALTDFILGLGGFGTFLYGIIHRLLVPSGLHHVFNNFFWFQLGAYEPQGVPVFGDLPRFFAGDPSAGIYMAGLYPIMMFALPAIALAIIQEAREDLKPKIRTTFLTAAFACFLTGVTEPIEFAFLFVAPYLFVVHALLSGLAMWIAYALDIHHGFSYSAGAIDYLINLHLAKNGLLLLPIGLAYGLVYYGLFRWAIRRFRLPTPGREEGSQLEEWAGDIPYRSPLILQALGGKENIKNIEACITRLRLTLVNDRQMDIAALKHLGAAGVIRLGGGNVQVVFGTYSELIREEIIKARGKDIQQVMFSSPMQGRMIPLEEVPDKIFAGKLVGNGVAFLPEKGELVAPVSGRIMHLYPTLHALGIETEQGLQVLLHIGIDTAGLQGKYFTSHVKEGDQVEAGQLLIRFNLQKVKNNCKSLATPMLITNVEAVKSWSFAPFKAVKKGQASVMSVVLKNAEAGGGKAHG from the coding sequence TTGAACTGGATGGGGAATTTGCAGCAGCTTGGCCGGTCGCTCATGCTGCCGACCATTACGCTGCCCGTGGCGGCGATTTTGCTGCGTCTGGGAACGCTGCCTTGGCAAGAGGCCGGACTGCCCCGGATCGGTGAGATTCTGCTGCTGCTGGGCGGCAGCATTTTTACGTATTTGCCGCTGATCTTTGCGGTGGGTGTCGCGCTGGGCTTGACGGAAAGCGCGGGCATTGCCGGCATGTCGGCCCTCATCGGCCACTATATGTTCTCCGAATCGCTGCAGCGCTATCTCGGCGAGTCGTTCCAGCTCGGGGTGCCGGGCGGCATTCTGATCGGCCTGATCGCCGCCGTCATTTATCACCGGGTGAAGCATATTCAGCTGCCGGAATCGATTCAATTTTTCGGCGGGCCGCGGCTGGTTCCGCTGTTTATGGGCCTGGCGATCTTCCTGCTCGTTCTGCTCACGCTGGAGATCGGTCCGCTGCTCGAGAACGGGATGCAGGCGCTGACCGATTTTATTCTCGGACTGGGCGGTTTCGGTACGTTCCTCTACGGCATTATTCACAGGCTGCTCGTACCCTCGGGACTTCATCATGTATTCAATAATTTCTTCTGGTTCCAGCTGGGGGCTTATGAGCCGCAGGGCGTGCCGGTCTTCGGCGATCTGCCGCGCTTCTTCGCCGGCGACCCGTCGGCGGGGATCTATATGGCCGGGCTGTACCCGATCATGATGTTCGCTCTGCCGGCCATTGCGCTGGCGATCATTCAGGAGGCGAGGGAGGACCTCAAGCCGAAGATCCGGACGACCTTCCTGACGGCGGCCTTCGCCTGTTTCCTGACCGGTGTGACGGAGCCGATCGAGTTCGCATTCCTGTTCGTTGCGCCGTACCTTTTCGTCGTTCATGCCCTGCTGTCGGGGCTGGCCATGTGGATTGCGTATGCGCTTGACATTCACCATGGGTTCTCCTACTCGGCCGGGGCGATCGACTACCTGATCAACCTGCACCTGGCGAAGAACGGGCTGCTGCTGCTGCCGATCGGCCTAGCCTACGGGCTTGTGTATTACGGCCTGTTCCGGTGGGCGATCCGCCGCTTCCGGCTGCCGACGCCGGGGCGCGAGGAAGGCTCCCAGCTGGAAGAGTGGGCCGGGGATATTCCGTACCGCTCTCCGCTGATTCTTCAGGCGCTGGGAGGCAAGGAGAACATCAAGAACATCGAAGCGTGCATCACCCGCCTGCGTCTTACGCTGGTGAACGACCGCCAGATGGACATCGCTGCGCTGAAGCACCTGGGGGCGGCGGGCGTCATCCGGCTCGGCGGAGGCAACGTGCAGGTCGTGTTCGGGACCTACTCGGAGCTCATCCGCGAGGAGATCATCAAGGCGCGCGGCAAAGATATTCAGCAGGTGATGTTCTCATCTCCGATGCAGGGACGTATGATTCCACTAGAAGAGGTGCCGGATAAGATCTTCGCCGGGAAGCTTGTGGGCAACGGCGTCGCGTTCCTTCCCGAGAAAGGCGAGCTGGTGGCTCCGGTTTCGGGCCGGATCATGCACTTGTATCCGACGCTGCACGCGCTCGGGATCGAGACGGAGCAGGGGCTGCAGGTGCTGCTGCATATCGGGATCGATACGGCCGGCCTGCAGGGCAAATATTTTACGTCCCATGTGAAAGAAGGCGACCAGGTGGAGGCGGGACAGCTGCTTATTCGATTCAATCTTCAGAAGGTCAAGAACAACTGCAAGTCGCTTGCCACGCCGATGCTGATCACGAACGTGGAAGCGGTCAAGTCCTGGAGCTTCGCTCCGTTCAAGGCCGTCAAAAAAGGACAGGCTTCCGTGATGTCTGTCGTGCTGAAGAACGCCGAGGCAGGGGGAGGGAAAGCGCATGGTTGA
- the thiE gene encoding thiamine phosphate synthase: protein MYRSSLHDTLSVYLVTDTAGYEHRSAAEIVRAAVAGGVTLVQLRDKQAQLRDVLPAGREIRELCRSAGIPFVVNDRADLALLLEADGVHVGQDDLPAQEARRLLGPDAIIGVSAGTMEEAEWAVAQGADYLGVGPVYATASKKDAGEAIGTDLIARIRSRWPQLPLVGIGGIHQGNAAPVLASGAQGVAVISAITRQSDPQSAARGLADVCRRR, encoded by the coding sequence TTGTACCGTTCATCACTGCATGACACCTTGTCCGTCTATCTCGTCACGGATACGGCGGGCTATGAACACCGCTCCGCAGCCGAGATCGTCCGCGCGGCGGTCGCGGGCGGCGTGACGCTGGTTCAGCTGCGCGACAAGCAGGCCCAGCTGCGCGATGTGCTGCCGGCCGGCCGAGAGATCCGCGAGCTGTGCCGCAGCGCCGGCATTCCGTTCGTCGTCAACGACCGGGCGGATCTGGCGCTGCTGCTCGAAGCCGACGGCGTCCATGTCGGGCAGGATGACCTGCCCGCACAGGAAGCCCGGCGGCTGCTCGGCCCGGACGCGATCATCGGCGTCTCGGCCGGCACCATGGAAGAAGCGGAGTGGGCTGTGGCGCAGGGGGCCGATTACCTGGGCGTGGGTCCGGTCTATGCGACCGCAAGCAAGAAGGATGCGGGGGAAGCGATCGGCACGGACCTCATCGCCCGAATCCGCTCCCGCTGGCCGCAGCTGCCGCTCGTCGGGATCGGCGGCATTCATCAGGGCAATGCGGCTCCGGTTCTGGCGTCCGGGGCTCAGGGCGTGGCCGTCATCTCGGCCATCACGCGGCAGAGCGACCCGCAGTCCGCCGCCCGCGGTCTGGCCGATGTTTGCCGCCGGCGCTAA
- a CDS encoding CoA-binding protein, with the protein MAFENPTRERIKEILKSSNTIAVVGLSDKPDRVSYMVSEAMQKKGYRIIPVNPTVQGTILGETCYASLTDIPEPVDIVNVFRRSEQTVPVAEEAAAIKAKVLWLQLGISNDEAARIAADAGLEVIMDRCIKVEDSILLPGGK; encoded by the coding sequence ATGGCATTCGAGAATCCTACCCGTGAGCGCATCAAGGAGATTTTGAAGAGCTCGAACACGATTGCCGTCGTAGGCCTGTCCGACAAGCCGGACCGCGTGTCCTATATGGTGTCGGAAGCGATGCAGAAGAAGGGGTACCGCATCATTCCCGTGAATCCGACGGTCCAGGGAACGATTCTCGGCGAAACGTGCTACGCGTCCCTCACGGACATTCCGGAGCCCGTCGATATTGTGAATGTGTTCCGCCGCAGCGAACAGACGGTGCCTGTGGCCGAAGAAGCCGCTGCGATCAAGGCCAAGGTACTGTGGCTGCAGCTTGGCATATCCAATGATGAAGCGGCGCGGATCGCGGCGGATGCGGGCCTTGAGGTCATCATGGACCGCTGCATCAAGGTGGAAGATTCGATCCTGCTGCCCGGGGGGAAGTAA
- a CDS encoding C39 family peptidase, with product MKAAVIMWKGLQVTMGMFLIAGLLFASGVFSILLYDKISVRAEVEASVIVPASTAAEVTAAAQPAAAAGQTVPADQAPPPAAAPAGAPASAMLDAPIIRQLPELPSGCELTSLTMLLQYYGVQKTKMELLPEMKRDTTPITYNANGTVAYWGNPNTGFVGDITGKSKGFGIYHTALFELARQYIPTAVDLTREPFHVIEQQLLSGVPVVVWTTIDFKVPQKWSVWDTPVGPIKTTFMEHAVLLVGFDERHVYINDPLSGLKKKAINKQQFLATWEAMGRQAISYSKS from the coding sequence GTGAAGGCAGCGGTAATCATGTGGAAAGGGCTTCAGGTCACGATGGGGATGTTCCTCATCGCGGGACTTTTATTTGCAAGCGGGGTATTCTCCATCCTGCTATACGATAAAATCTCCGTAAGGGCCGAGGTGGAAGCGTCGGTGATTGTGCCGGCTTCCACGGCAGCGGAGGTGACCGCAGCCGCCCAGCCGGCTGCGGCTGCCGGGCAGACCGTACCTGCAGATCAGGCTCCACCGCCTGCCGCGGCACCGGCCGGTGCTCCGGCAAGTGCGATGCTCGACGCCCCGATCATCCGGCAGCTGCCCGAGCTTCCCTCCGGCTGCGAGCTGACTTCCCTGACGATGCTTCTGCAGTATTACGGCGTACAGAAGACGAAGATGGAGCTCCTGCCGGAGATGAAGCGCGATACGACCCCGATTACTTACAATGCCAACGGCACGGTAGCTTACTGGGGCAATCCGAATACCGGATTCGTCGGTGACATCACGGGGAAGAGCAAAGGCTTCGGCATCTACCACACGGCCCTGTTCGAGCTGGCCCGCCAATACATTCCGACAGCTGTCGACCTGACCCGCGAGCCGTTCCACGTGATCGAGCAGCAGCTGCTCAGCGGCGTTCCTGTCGTTGTATGGACGACGATCGACTTCAAGGTGCCGCAGAAGTGGAGCGTATGGGATACGCCCGTCGGCCCGATCAAGACGACGTTCATGGAACACGCTGTCCTGCTTGTAGGGTTCGATGAGCGGCATGTGTACATTAATGATCCGCTGTCCGGCCTGAAGAAGAAGGCGATCAACAAACAGCAGTTTCTGGCCACCTGGGAAGCCATGGGCCGGCAGGCGATCAGCTATTCGAAGTCTTAA
- the aroA gene encoding 3-phosphoshikimate 1-carboxyvinyltransferase gives MKAIVKPTQRLEGTINALSSKNYTTRYLLIGALADGTSTVRYPAHSEDSDAMRRCIRDLGAVLEEDEEQMTIRGFGRHPRDVKELDVGNAGAVLRFLMSVASFCPEVTFINRYPDSLGKRPHDDLIDSLRQMGVEVEHRDGKLPITIRGGKPRGGKITVSGNVSSQFLSSLLFVAPLLEEDSEITVLHDLKSKVIVGQTLEVIAQAGITIEASEDLMHYRIPGRQQYKPQNYVVQGDYPGSAAILAAAGVTNSDVRVLRLAEQSRQGERAVVDVLRAMGVDLTHDNDVVHVKGTQSLKAGEFDGDHFTDGVLAMVAAAVFAEGTSRFYNVENLRYKECDRITDFLAELRKAGAEVEERQSEIIVHGRPQGVPGGVEINAHYDHRVIMALTIVGLRSDKGLIINDAHHVAKSYPQYFDHLLSLGAQIELLQEEEH, from the coding sequence ATGAAAGCCATTGTCAAGCCAACCCAGAGACTCGAAGGGACGATCAACGCCCTGTCCTCCAAAAACTACACCACGCGCTACCTGCTCATCGGTGCGCTCGCAGACGGCACCTCCACGGTCCGCTATCCGGCCCACAGCGAAGACAGCGATGCGATGCGCCGCTGTATCCGCGACCTGGGTGCCGTGCTCGAGGAAGACGAAGAGCAGATGACGATCCGCGGCTTCGGCCGCCATCCGCGGGATGTGAAGGAGCTCGACGTAGGCAACGCGGGTGCGGTGCTCCGCTTCCTGATGTCCGTCGCTTCCTTCTGCCCGGAAGTGACGTTCATCAACCGGTATCCGGATTCCCTCGGCAAGCGTCCGCATGACGACCTCATCGACTCCCTCCGCCAGATGGGCGTCGAAGTGGAGCACCGGGACGGCAAGCTGCCGATCACGATCCGCGGCGGGAAGCCGCGCGGGGGCAAGATTACCGTCTCGGGCAATGTCAGCTCCCAGTTCCTGAGCTCGCTTCTGTTCGTGGCCCCGCTGCTTGAGGAAGACAGCGAGATTACCGTGCTGCACGATCTGAAGTCCAAGGTCATTGTCGGCCAGACGCTCGAGGTCATCGCCCAGGCGGGCATCACGATCGAGGCTTCCGAGGATCTCATGCACTACCGCATCCCGGGCCGCCAGCAGTACAAGCCGCAGAACTACGTCGTGCAGGGGGATTATCCGGGTTCGGCCGCGATCCTGGCCGCGGCGGGCGTCACGAACTCCGATGTCCGTGTGCTCCGGCTGGCCGAGCAGAGCCGCCAGGGCGAACGGGCGGTCGTCGACGTTCTCCGTGCCATGGGCGTGGATCTCACCCACGACAATGACGTGGTTCACGTGAAGGGTACCCAGAGCCTGAAGGCGGGCGAGTTCGACGGCGACCACTTCACTGACGGCGTGCTGGCCATGGTGGCGGCAGCGGTCTTCGCCGAAGGCACTTCCCGGTTCTACAATGTCGAGAACCTTCGATACAAAGAGTGCGACCGCATTACGGATTTCCTTGCGGAGCTGCGCAAGGCCGGTGCCGAAGTGGAAGAGCGCCAGAGCGAGATTATCGTACACGGCCGTCCGCAGGGCGTACCCGGCGGCGTGGAGATCAATGCCCATTACGACCACCGCGTGATCATGGCGTTAACGATTGTCGGCCTTCGTTCCGATAAAGGTCTTATCATTAACGACGCGCATCACGTGGCGAAGTCTTATCCTCAGTACTTCGACCATTTGTTGTCGCTCGGTGCTCAGATTGAACTCCTCCAGGAGGAAGAACACTAA